The following proteins are encoded in a genomic region of Pungitius pungitius chromosome 19, fPunPun2.1, whole genome shotgun sequence:
- the LOC119198602 gene encoding ankyrin repeat and SAM domain-containing protein 6-like isoform X1 translates to MNYGVPANSLLLFRACDEGDYETARGILEPGAPKESGRQSRLRSEAGSEYTTAVTLSLVPVDSTDEEGNTALQFASASGHENLVRFLLRKGTSVDSRNNYGWTPLMQAARFGHLNVAHILLENGAEINGRNRLGASVLTMAARGGHTHVVKLLLESGAYVDDYDHLAVAAEAVSSGNNNNNNSCSAAGFGGGEGCLGGGGREFMDITALMVASQHGHEASVRLLLEWGSDVNFSQKTTGWGPLMIATLSGKVAVAQQLVERGADPDRVNVLSKTAFELAMQLKQRDIKAFLDSITTIRPQTDDEKRRPDVFSALKLGNSQLVKEILEEDPTQVNSSNQEGASPLMIAAVSGQLEVVQLMVEKKADIDKQDGVHGWTALMQATYHGNKDIVKYLLSQGADVNLRAKNGYTAFDLVMLLNDPDTELVRLLASVCMQVDKDKSKHRTLLTRSKSRQSLNNVPVPPDDKGGLKSWWSRMSNRFRRLKLTHTLRHGLSSNRLAPFPDDADASLDATMKANKKPVSAVSNGALALTPALGGNDVSTAWAGKSNDAGLCRPNTEKEDFLITTMLRSGAPLTRLPNDKLKAVIPPFLPPSNFEPWNSDRSRLLGEGKSEAPRLPMPPQRKLNSSGNSDITSISRVVSRSIKFPSIPKGPSSSSPSNSGHYHSPHSSGGSNGVAGINRDSHNRSGGSADSVLSQIAAQRKRAAGLMDAKAQAPEKQPSQTQSQTSTPPSAQGLPLPDVNLPEIHSHPSLVAPDIHSRRKMELKKRPQSGNSSTSKSTSPTLTPSPSATPKPPTGPGDSLSSASSHPRSKSSGGSSSGTITDEDELSGILKKLSLEKYHPIFEEQEVDMEAFLTLTDGDLRELGIKTDGPRQQILAAISELNAGKVHLIEHGRERQILQETIHNFQSSFGSSASNQRQAGEPRSPTGWMRHQVRTPNKR, encoded by the exons ATGAATTACGGCGTCCCGGCTAACTCGCTGTTACTTTTCCGTGCCTGCGATGAGGGGGACTACGAAACCGCCCGGGGGATCCTGGAGCCCGGCGCCCCGAAAGAATCCGGACGGCAGAGCAGGCTGCGGTCAGAGGCGGGGTCGGAGTACACCACCGCGGTCACGTTGTCTCTGGTACCGGTGGACTCCACGGACGAGGAGGGGAACACCGCCTTACAGTTCGCTTCGGCCAGTGGTCACGAGAACCTGGTCCGGTTTTTGTTACGGAAGGGTACGTCGGTGGATAGCCGCAACAACTACGGCTGGACCCCGCTGATGCAGGCTGCGAG GTTTGGTCACCTGAATGTTGCCCACATCCTGTTGGAGAACGGGGCAGAGATCAATGGGCGCAACAGGCTGGGTGCGAGTGTTCTCACTATGGCGGCCCGAGGGGGACACACTCATGTAGTGAAGCTTCTCCTGGAGAGCGGGGCCTACGTCGACGACTACGATCATCTGGCCGTGGCTGCAGAGGCGGTCTCaagcggcaacaacaacaacaacaacagctgcag CGCGGCTGGTTTTGGTGGAGGTGAAGGCTGTCTAGGAGGTGGCGGGAGAGAATTCATGGACATCACAGCCCTGATGGTGGCGTCTCAGCATGGCCATGAGGCCTCGGTGCGTCTGCTGCTGGAGTGGGGCTCTGATGTCAACTTTTCccagaagaccactggctgggGACCACTGATGATAGCCACCCTCAGTGGAAAG GTGGCCGTGGctcagcagctggtggagcgcGGAGCTGACCCGGACCGGGTTAATGTTCTGTCCAAGACGGCCTTTGAACTAGCCATGCAGCTTAAACAGAGAGACATCAAGGCCTTTTTGGACTCCATCACCACCATCCGACCGCAGACCG ACGATGAAAAGAGACGACCAGACGTGTTCAGTGCACTCAAGTTAG GAAACTCCCAGCTAGTCAAGGAGATCTTGGAGGAAGATCCCACTCAGGTGAATTCGTCCAATCAGGAGGGAGCGTCACCTCTCATGATAGCGGCGGTGAGCGGTCAGCTGGAAGTGGTGCAGCTGATGGTCGAGAAGAAGGCCGACATTGACAAGCAAGACGGCGTCCACGGGTGGACCGCTCTGATGCAGGCCACCTATCATGG TAATAAAGACATTGTCAAGTACCTGTTGAGTCAAGGAGCTGACGTCAACCTTCGAGCTAAGAACGGATACACAGCATTTGATTTGGTGATGTTGCTGAACGACCCAG ACACAGAGTTGGTGCGCCTGTTGGCATCGGTGTGTATGCAAGTAGACAAGGACAAGTCCAAGCATCGAACCTTGCTGACTCGCTCTAAAAGCAGACAGTCGCTCAACAACGTCCCGGTTCCCCCCGACGACAAGGGAGGCCTTAAG TCCTGGTGGAGCCGGATGTCCAATCGGTTCAGACGGCTGAAGTTGACTCACACCCTGAGACACGGCCTTTCGTCCAACCGCTTGGCGCCGTTTCCCGACGATGCTGACGCCTCACTGGATGCCACAATGAAGGCGAACAAGAAGCCTGTGTCTGCCGTGTCCAATGGAGCGCTGGCTCTGACTCCTGCCCTGGGGGGGAATGACGTCAGCACAGCGTGGGCAGGCAAGAGCAACGATGCTG GGCTTTGCAGGCCAAACACGGAAAAGGAGGACTTTCTTATAACCACAATG CTCAGAAGTGGTGCGCCCTTGACCCGGCTTCCCAATGACAAGCTTAAAGCGGTCAtacctcccttccttcctccatccAACTTTGAACCATGGAACTCGGACCGCTCGCGTCTCCTTGGGGAGGGAAAGAGCGAAGCGCCCCGCCTGCCCATGCCACCCCAGAGGAAGCTGAACAGCAGTGGAAACTCAGATATT ACGTCTATCAGTCGCGTGGTTAGCAGGTCCATTAAGTTTCCCAGCATCCCCAAggggccctcctcctcctcgccttcaAACTCTGGTCACTACCACTCTCCCCACTCCTCAGGAGGCTCCAACGGGGTCGCAGGGATCAACCGGGACTCCCATAACCGCTCAG ggggcagtgcaGACAGCGTTCTCTCCCAGATAGCCGCCCAAAGGAAGAGGGCGGCTGGCCTGATGGATGCCAAGGCCCAGGCTCCGGAGAAACAGCCCAGCCAGACACAAAGTCAAACCTCAACGCCACCATCGGCACAAGGCCTGCCGCTACCGGATGTCAACCTGCCTGAGATCCACTCCCACCCCAGCCTGGTGGCTCCCGACATCCACTCGAGAAGG AAGATGGAGTTGAAGAAGAGGCCGCAGTCTGGGAATTCTTCCACATCCAAGAGCACGTCTCCCACTTTGACGCCTTCTCCTTCCGCGACGCCCAAGCCCCCCACTGGGCCAGGAGACTCTCTGTCCTCGGCCTCTTCCCATCCTCGCTCCAAGAGCAGCGGGGGCTCCAGCAGTGGAACCATAACTGATGAAG ATGAGCTGTCTGGTATATTGAAGAAACTGTCCCTCGAGAAGTACCATCCAATATTTGAGGAACAGGAG GTGGACATGGAGGCTTTCCTGACTCTAACAGATGGAGACCTGAGGGAGCTTGGCATTAAAACGGACGGACCCAGACAGCAGATTTTAGCCGCCATATCAGAGCTCAATGCTGGAAAGGTGCATTTGATTGAACAT GGCCGAGAGAGGCAGATCCTTCAAGAGACCATCCATAACTTCCAGTCGTCCTTTGGCAGCAGCGCTAGTAACCAAAGACAAGCAGGTGAACCACGCT CACCAACAGGTTGGATGAGACACCAGGTTCGTACCCCCAACAAAAGATAA